One window of the Desulfuromonas acetexigens genome contains the following:
- a CDS encoding energy-coupling factor ABC transporter ATP-binding protein produces MTPLYELSDIEHHREGRTVLAIDRLELLPGRFYALTGANGAGKSTLLHLLALLDRPSRGELRIDGQSLPGSNRHLYRLRREITLVHQAVFLLSGSVADNLAFGLKLRGLSRRERNRRALWALQTVGLGDFGERRANRLSGGESRRVALARALALKPRVLLLDEPTTGLDESSAAAFEGLLAGLRDQGLSLVMASHDRALVQRLGAEEIRLAEGRILGRPLAGSTQHRLAVAGSSLCLNPSKMPER; encoded by the coding sequence ATGACGCCCCTCTATGAACTGAGCGACATCGAACATCACCGGGAGGGCCGCACGGTCCTCGCCATCGACCGGCTGGAACTTCTGCCGGGGCGCTTTTACGCCCTGACCGGGGCCAATGGCGCGGGCAAGAGCACCCTGTTGCACCTGCTCGCCCTCCTCGACCGGCCGAGCCGGGGGGAGTTGCGCATCGACGGTCAAAGCTTGCCGGGAAGCAACCGCCACCTCTACCGGCTGCGGCGGGAGATCACCCTGGTTCACCAGGCCGTCTTTCTCCTTTCGGGGTCGGTGGCGGACAATCTCGCCTTCGGCCTCAAACTGCGGGGGCTGTCCCGCCGCGAGCGGAACCGGCGCGCCCTCTGGGCCTTGCAGACCGTCGGCCTCGGGGATTTCGGCGAGCGGCGGGCGAACCGGCTCTCCGGCGGCGAAAGCCGGCGCGTCGCCCTGGCCCGGGCGCTGGCCCTCAAGCCCCGGGTGCTGCTCCTCGACGAACCGACCACCGGCCTCGACGAATCGAGCGCGGCGGCTTTCGAGGGTCTGCTCGCCGGCTTGCGCGACCAGGGGCTGTCGCTGGTCATGGCCAGCCATGACCGCGCCCTGGTGCAACGCCTGGGAGCCGAGGAAATTCGCCTCGCCGAGGGGCGGATTCTCGGCCGCCCCCTTGCCGGTTCAACCCAACACCGACTGGCTGTCGCCGGGAGTTCCCTATGCCTCAATCCTTCGAAAATGCCCGAGCGCTGA
- the mobB gene encoding molybdopterin-guanine dinucleotide biosynthesis protein B, with product MKHKAISFVAKSGTGKTTLLEKVIAELKVRGYRVGVIKHDAHQFDIDHPGKDSHRLTAAGADTMLISSPAKLALVKQHAASPPLEELLDTYFSDVDLIVTEGFKKSGLPKIEIHRQERSATLICRGEENDPTLVAVASDEPLELDVPVLDLNDAAAIVNFVIKELRLKAED from the coding sequence ATGAAGCACAAAGCCATCTCCTTCGTCGCCAAATCGGGAACCGGCAAGACCACCCTGCTGGAAAAAGTCATCGCAGAGCTTAAAGTCCGCGGCTACCGGGTCGGCGTCATCAAGCACGACGCCCACCAGTTCGACATCGACCATCCCGGCAAGGACAGCCATCGCCTCACCGCCGCCGGCGCCGACACCATGCTCATCAGTTCCCCGGCCAAGCTGGCGCTGGTCAAGCAGCACGCCGCCTCGCCCCCCCTGGAAGAACTGCTCGACACCTATTTCAGCGATGTCGATCTGATCGTCACCGAAGGTTTCAAAAAGAGCGGCCTGCCGAAGATCGAAATCCACCGCCAGGAACGCAGCGCCACTCTCATCTGCCGAGGCGAGGAAAACGACCCGACCCTGGTCGCGGTCGCCAGCGACGAACCGCTGGAACTCGACGTCCCGGTCCTCGATCTCAATGACGCTGCGGCCATCGTTAATTTTGTTATTAAGGAGTTAAGGCTGAAGGCTGAAGACTGA
- a CDS encoding macro domain-containing protein, whose product MRETIGDLWDYLGQAPICVTTGALVSPRGECIMLRGCARQARDRFPELPRQLGQLLRQGGNQVYELAHGLVSFPVEDSPFEVPGLGRIERSCAELLTLADARGWSRVVVPRPGCGGGGLQWQEVRPILNKYFDERFWVIHSS is encoded by the coding sequence GTGAGGGAGACTATCGGCGACCTGTGGGATTACCTCGGGCAAGCGCCGATCTGCGTCACCACCGGCGCCCTGGTCTCCCCCCGAGGGGAATGTATCATGCTCCGGGGATGCGCTCGCCAGGCGCGGGATCGCTTTCCGGAGCTGCCCCGACAACTCGGACAACTCCTCCGGCAAGGGGGCAACCAGGTTTACGAACTGGCGCACGGACTGGTCAGTTTTCCGGTGGAAGACTCACCATTCGAGGTTCCTGGCCTCGGCCGGATCGAGCGGTCCTGCGCCGAATTGCTGACCCTGGCCGATGCCCGTGGCTGGTCGCGCGTGGTGGTGCCCCGCCCCGGTTGCGGGGGCGGCGGTCTGCAATGGCAAGAAGTCCGACCGATTCTGAATAAATATTTCGATGAACGTTTTTGGGTCATCCACTCTTCCTAG
- the fdhD gene encoding formate dehydrogenase accessory sulfurtransferase FdhD, translating into MEHANQRPVHFYKNGALTGDARPVAQEFPVRLTVNGRELATLIASPHQLNFLVAGFLRNQGFVEVLDDILQLGVCAEFGAAQVRLRGEIPERLQPTLTSGCGTGISFNLQTGSATLPRPAANRQRVTPAAIFTLMRELQQRAEQYRSHGGIHSAAVGDGEKLLLYAEDLGRHNTLDRIAGEALFKGIDLAGKLLVTSGRVSTEMVAKAARLGIPLIASRTSPTDMAIRMSEELGITLIGYLRGESFEVYSRPEGLAAPRRKAKIAGVSAVILAGGESRRMGSDKSLLPWHGGRFIEHIHRLLDELFDEVIIVTNSPGLYDSIPCRKEPDIYYKQGSLAGIHSGLCHARNERIFVVACDMPFLSEEVIRALCACDRQAEVVIPRSEWGLEPLHACYAKSCLPAIEAVLDAGKKRIVGFFPEVRVVEVAAAELKKIDPEGLSFRNINTPEEYFALRDQALASTETAVSGKFAARS; encoded by the coding sequence ATGGAACACGCCAACCAACGTCCCGTTCACTTCTATAAAAACGGCGCCCTGACCGGCGACGCCCGGCCGGTGGCGCAGGAATTTCCCGTGCGCCTGACGGTCAATGGGCGCGAACTGGCGACCCTGATCGCCTCTCCCCATCAGCTCAATTTTCTGGTGGCCGGGTTTCTCCGGAACCAGGGTTTTGTCGAGGTCCTCGACGACATTCTTCAACTCGGCGTCTGCGCCGAGTTCGGCGCCGCTCAGGTGCGCTTGAGGGGGGAGATTCCCGAGCGCCTCCAGCCGACCCTCACCTCCGGTTGCGGCACGGGCATCTCCTTCAATCTGCAGACGGGCTCCGCCACCCTGCCCCGTCCGGCCGCGAACCGGCAACGGGTCACCCCGGCGGCGATTTTCACCCTGATGCGCGAGCTGCAACAGCGGGCCGAGCAGTATCGCAGCCACGGCGGCATTCACTCGGCGGCGGTGGGGGACGGCGAAAAACTGCTCCTCTACGCCGAGGACCTGGGGCGGCACAACACCCTCGACCGCATCGCCGGCGAGGCGCTCTTCAAGGGGATCGACCTGGCCGGCAAGCTGCTCGTCACCTCGGGCCGGGTTTCCACCGAAATGGTCGCCAAGGCCGCGCGCCTCGGCATTCCCTTGATCGCCTCACGCACCTCGCCGACGGACATGGCGATCCGCATGAGCGAAGAGTTGGGCATCACCCTCATCGGCTATCTGCGCGGGGAGAGCTTCGAGGTCTACAGCCGGCCGGAAGGGCTCGCCGCGCCGAGGCGGAAAGCGAAGATCGCCGGGGTCAGCGCCGTCATTCTCGCCGGCGGCGAATCGCGGCGCATGGGCAGCGACAAATCGCTCCTCCCCTGGCATGGCGGGCGCTTCATCGAGCACATCCACCGACTGCTGGACGAGCTCTTCGACGAGGTCATCATCGTCACCAACTCGCCGGGACTCTACGACTCCATCCCCTGTCGCAAGGAGCCGGACATCTACTACAAGCAGGGCTCTCTGGCCGGGATCCATTCGGGGCTCTGCCATGCCCGCAACGAACGGATTTTCGTCGTCGCCTGCGACATGCCCTTTCTCTCCGAGGAAGTGATCCGCGCCCTCTGCGCCTGCGACCGGCAAGCCGAGGTCGTCATCCCCCGCAGCGAATGGGGGCTGGAGCCGCTGCATGCCTGCTATGCCAAATCCTGCCTGCCCGCCATCGAAGCGGTGCTCGATGCCGGCAAGAAGCGCATTGTCGGCTTCTTCCCCGAGGTCCGGGTGGTTGAAGTGGCGGCGGCGGAACTCAAGAAAATCGACCCGGAAGGCCTCTCCTTCCGCAACATCAACACCCCGGAGGAATACTTCGCCCTGCGCGACCAGGCCCTGGCCAGCACGGAAACAGCAGTCAGCGGGAAATTCGCCGCAAGGAGCTAG
- a CDS encoding sensor histidine kinase yields MPKPRLLASSTFRLAVLYMALFGTSVLLLLGFIHWSTAGYMVRQTDAAIEAEVVGLAERYDRTGLPGLTALISERMAREPNGPVIYLLADRRLHPLLGNLSRWPQGEEPRASWLSFRLEEDRGAAKKGHVARARLFKLEGGLNLLVGRDVHELEKIQQLIVSTLAWGLALTAVLALVGGALLSRGFLRRVESINDTCREIITGDLSRRIPVSGAQDDFDQLAGNLNDMLDRIEALMAGVRQVSDNIAHDLRTPLARLRNLLETLRGQTQEEHNRELLERAVSEADGLLTTFKALLRIGQVESGSRRAGFQEVDPAELLRDVIEFYEPLADEKEQHIETHLLSAPKLRGDRDLLFQAFANLLDNAIKYTPPQGRIWVALSGTRVIVADNGPGIPPEARDKVLQRFYRLEESRSTPGNGLGLALVAAVAQLHNARIRLEDNEPGLRVILNFPETSG; encoded by the coding sequence GTGCCGAAGCCTAGGCTGCTGGCGAGCAGCACCTTCCGCCTGGCCGTGCTCTACATGGCCCTCTTCGGCACTTCGGTGCTGCTGCTGCTCGGCTTCATCCACTGGTCGACGGCGGGCTACATGGTACGCCAGACCGACGCCGCCATCGAGGCCGAGGTGGTGGGGCTGGCGGAACGCTACGACCGCACCGGCCTGCCGGGACTGACCGCGCTGATCTCCGAGCGCATGGCTCGGGAGCCGAACGGCCCGGTGATCTATCTGCTCGCCGACCGCCGCCTGCATCCGCTCCTCGGCAATCTGAGCCGTTGGCCGCAGGGGGAGGAACCTCGGGCCAGCTGGCTGAGTTTTCGCCTGGAAGAGGACCGGGGCGCCGCGAAGAAGGGGCACGTGGCCCGGGCGCGGCTGTTCAAGCTGGAAGGGGGATTGAATCTGCTGGTCGGGCGGGATGTGCACGAGCTGGAGAAGATCCAGCAGCTGATCGTCTCGACCCTGGCCTGGGGGCTGGCCCTCACCGCCGTTCTCGCCCTGGTCGGCGGCGCCCTGCTCAGCCGGGGCTTTCTGCGCCGAGTCGAGAGCATCAACGACACCTGCCGCGAGATCATCACCGGCGATCTCTCCCGGCGCATTCCCGTGAGCGGCGCCCAGGACGATTTCGATCAGCTGGCGGGCAATCTCAACGACATGCTCGACCGGATCGAGGCCCTGATGGCCGGGGTGCGCCAGGTCTCCGACAACATCGCCCACGATCTGCGCACGCCCCTGGCGCGCCTGCGTAATCTGCTGGAGACGCTGCGCGGCCAGACCCAGGAGGAGCACAATCGTGAGCTGCTCGAACGGGCGGTGTCCGAAGCCGATGGCCTGCTGACCACCTTCAAGGCGCTTTTGCGTATCGGCCAGGTCGAATCGGGAAGCCGCCGCGCCGGTTTTCAGGAGGTCGATCCGGCCGAGCTGCTGCGGGACGTCATCGAATTCTACGAACCGCTGGCCGACGAGAAAGAGCAGCACATCGAGACCCATCTGCTTTCCGCCCCGAAGCTGCGCGGGGACCGTGACCTGCTCTTTCAGGCCTTCGCCAATTTGCTCGACAACGCCATCAAGTACACCCCGCCCCAGGGACGCATCTGGGTGGCCCTGAGCGGAACGCGAGTGATCGTGGCCGATAACGGGCCGGGCATCCCGCCGGAAGCCCGGGACAAGGTCTTGCAGCGCTTCTATCGGCTGGAAGAAAGCCGCTCCACCCCCGGTAACGGCCTCGGCCTGGCGCTGGTGGCGGCGGTGGCGCAGCTGCACAACGCCCGCATCCGGCTCGAAGACAACGAACCGGGGCTGAGGGTGATTCTCAATTTTCCGGAAACGAGCGGATAG
- a CDS encoding SPASM domain-containing protein, whose protein sequence is MEPAARRICAHPFIWCEIHPDGSVFGCCPAWLKTPIGNLFEQSLAEIWNGPAARGLRRNILNGTFHNCSRKRCPRLASVAPPVMALAEVADPELRAALERGQVQLPFGPKILNLCFDPRCNLSCPSCRRSPVFLDAAGRERVDLLARRIVEQAAPHAEELIVSGYGDPFGSPGYRELLTAITRRSWPHLRRVGLHTNGQLWDAAAWAGLAHLQPLVTAAEISIDAATAETYTENRRGGDFDRLLRNLDFIATLAIPLKFSCVIQRNNYRELPAFVDLARRYGAAVYFSRLVNWGTFDRAEFARRAVHLPDHPEHEELCAILRQLDGLVDVDLGNLRPLL, encoded by the coding sequence ATGGAACCAGCCGCGCGGCGGATCTGCGCCCATCCCTTCATCTGGTGCGAAATCCATCCCGATGGGTCGGTCTTCGGCTGCTGTCCGGCTTGGCTGAAGACCCCCATCGGGAACCTGTTCGAACAATCCCTGGCGGAAATCTGGAACGGCCCCGCCGCGCGGGGTCTGCGCCGCAACATCCTCAACGGCACCTTTCATAATTGCAGCCGCAAGCGCTGCCCGCGTCTGGCTTCCGTCGCCCCGCCGGTCATGGCCCTGGCCGAAGTCGCCGACCCGGAGCTGCGCGCCGCCCTGGAACGGGGCCAGGTCCAACTCCCCTTCGGTCCGAAAATCCTCAACCTCTGTTTCGATCCCCGCTGCAACCTGAGCTGCCCGTCTTGCCGCCGCTCGCCGGTCTTCCTCGATGCCGCCGGGCGGGAGCGGGTCGATCTCCTCGCCCGACGCATCGTCGAGCAGGCCGCGCCTCACGCCGAGGAACTGATCGTTTCCGGTTACGGCGATCCTTTCGGCAGTCCCGGCTACCGGGAGCTGCTGACCGCGATCACCCGGCGCAGCTGGCCGCACCTGCGTCGGGTGGGCCTGCACACCAACGGTCAGCTCTGGGACGCGGCCGCCTGGGCGGGACTCGCCCACCTGCAGCCGCTGGTCACGGCGGCGGAAATTTCCATCGATGCCGCGACCGCCGAGACCTATACCGAAAACCGCCGGGGCGGCGATTTCGACCGTCTGCTGCGCAACCTCGACTTCATCGCCACCCTTGCCATCCCTCTCAAGTTCAGTTGCGTCATCCAGCGCAACAACTACCGGGAGCTCCCCGCCTTCGTCGACCTGGCCCGCCGTTACGGCGCTGCCGTCTATTTCAGCCGCCTGGTCAACTGGGGAACCTTCGACCGCGCCGAATTCGCCCGCCGCGCCGTGCATCTTCCCGACCACCCCGAACACGAAGAACTGTGCGCCATCCTTCGTCAACTCGACGGCCTTGTCGACGTCGATCTCGGCAACCTGCGGCCGCTGCTGTGA
- a CDS encoding DegQ family serine endoprotease codes for MKHRPAHFIILLLSLLLSLPFSGLAAAPPDFVVLAKELKPAVVNISTAQKAKQQQRRPMQPRSPFNPHNDFFDDFFNRFFEGMPQGPSQKQALGSGFIISKDGYIMTNDHVVNGADTVTVKLSDGRTFDATIKGQDEKLDLALLKIETKEALPVAALGDSDKLEVGEWVMAIGNPFGLEQTVTAGIVSAKGRVIGAGPYDDFIQTDASINPGNSGGPLFNSDGQVVGINTAIIAGGQGIGFATPVNAAKDILDQLKETGHVTRGWLGVSVQPMTEELADSFDLEEAKGALVAEVTADSPAGRAGVKRGDIIVRYDGSEVNETKDLPRLVAATPVNKTVELGILRDGKEKTLKVKIAKLEDGQSAVVEGEEDGEPGQLGLSLSNISPELAARLGLQGTDGVLINAIDPNGSAAVSQLRRGDVILEVNGKATPNVAAFKSAVGKVKKGDTLRLLVQRGESVLYTTLKAD; via the coding sequence ATGAAACATCGTCCGGCACATTTCATCATCCTGCTCTTGTCCCTGCTGCTGAGTCTGCCCTTTTCCGGGCTGGCCGCGGCTCCCCCCGATTTCGTCGTGCTCGCCAAGGAACTGAAACCGGCGGTGGTCAACATCAGCACCGCGCAAAAGGCCAAGCAGCAGCAGCGGCGGCCGATGCAGCCGCGCAGTCCTTTCAACCCGCACAACGACTTTTTCGACGATTTCTTCAATCGCTTCTTCGAGGGGATGCCGCAGGGTCCCAGCCAGAAACAGGCTCTCGGTTCGGGCTTCATCATCTCCAAGGACGGCTACATCATGACCAACGACCATGTCGTCAACGGCGCCGACACGGTGACGGTCAAGCTCTCCGACGGCCGCACCTTCGACGCGACCATCAAGGGGCAGGATGAAAAGCTCGACCTGGCGCTGCTCAAGATCGAGACCAAGGAAGCCCTGCCGGTGGCGGCGCTGGGGGATAGCGACAAGCTGGAGGTCGGCGAGTGGGTGATGGCCATCGGTAACCCTTTCGGCCTGGAACAGACGGTGACCGCTGGAATCGTCTCGGCCAAGGGGCGGGTGATCGGTGCCGGGCCTTACGACGACTTCATCCAGACCGACGCCTCGATCAACCCCGGCAATTCCGGCGGCCCGCTCTTCAACAGCGACGGCCAGGTCGTCGGCATCAACACCGCGATCATCGCCGGCGGCCAGGGAATCGGTTTCGCCACCCCGGTGAACGCCGCCAAGGACATTCTTGATCAGCTCAAGGAAACCGGTCATGTCACCCGGGGCTGGCTGGGCGTCAGCGTGCAGCCGATGACTGAAGAACTGGCCGACTCCTTCGATCTCGAGGAGGCCAAGGGGGCGCTCGTCGCCGAAGTCACCGCCGATTCGCCGGCCGGGCGGGCCGGGGTCAAGCGCGGCGACATCATCGTCCGCTACGACGGCTCGGAAGTGAACGAAACCAAGGATCTTCCCCGGCTGGTGGCGGCGACGCCGGTAAACAAGACGGTCGAGCTCGGCATTCTCCGTGACGGCAAGGAAAAGACCCTGAAGGTCAAGATCGCCAAGCTGGAGGATGGCCAAAGCGCGGTGGTAGAGGGGGAAGAAGACGGCGAGCCGGGACAGCTCGGTCTGTCCCTCTCCAATATCTCCCCGGAACTGGCGGCGCGCCTCGGCCTCCAGGGGACCGATGGGGTGCTGATCAATGCCATCGATCCCAACGGCTCGGCGGCCGTCAGCCAGCTGCGGCGCGGCGACGTGATTCTCGAAGTCAACGGCAAGGCGACCCCGAATGTCGCGGCTTTCAAGTCCGCCGTGGGTAAGGTGAAGAAGGGGGATACGCTGCGTCTGCTGGTACAGCGCGGTGAATCGGTCCTTTACACCACGCTCAAGGCCGATTGA
- a CDS encoding universal stress protein, with translation MDEPNRKILVAFDDSPASHKAFDLALDFARSREGSGIVVLSVVQVPDLIDVSMDLEPIINASRTKLEAAQEALKAKAAAFGVEIVTDCVVGHAAETVVDYAEQSGVDMIVLGNRGRTRIAEWLLGSVSHQVAAEARCTVTIVK, from the coding sequence ATGGACGAACCAAACCGGAAAATTCTTGTGGCCTTTGACGATTCCCCCGCGTCGCACAAAGCCTTTGATCTGGCCTTGGATTTTGCCCGCAGCCGGGAAGGGAGTGGGATTGTCGTGCTGTCGGTGGTGCAGGTGCCGGATCTGATTGATGTCTCGATGGATCTCGAACCGATCATCAATGCCTCCCGAACCAAGCTCGAAGCCGCCCAGGAGGCGCTCAAGGCCAAGGCCGCCGCGTTTGGGGTGGAGATCGTCACGGATTGCGTGGTCGGTCATGCCGCCGAGACGGTCGTCGACTATGCCGAACAGAGTGGCGTCGACATGATCGTTCTCGGCAATCGCGGACGCACTCGCATCGCCGAGTGGTTGCTCGGTTCTGTTTCCCATCAGGTCGCCGCTGAGGCGCGCTGTACGGTGACTATCGTTAAGTAA
- a CDS encoding molybdopterin molybdotransferase MoeA, which translates to MPQSFENARALILAHIAPLTGETVPLLDAVGRVLEREFAAPYDLPRFANSAMDGYALRAADARPGARLRVTGYIPAGGRAEPAVAVGCAVRIMTGAPIPPGGDTVIPVEETDGGLAEVVLQGSATPGDHIRRRGEDISTGSLVLAAGTLLRPAEISLLASCGRTRVSVHRRPKVAILSTGDELVEPGTELSPETIVDSNSWALAAAVREVGAEPALLGIARDNHASLREKLRLGLTADALITSAGVSAGDRDLVREVLEELGVRPLFWKIDIKPGRPTAFGLAGKIPVFSLPGNPVSSLLTFDTFVRPALLKMLGHRQVLRPLLQATLQAPVAKKAGRVHFLRVRVGRVNGHLTAISAGDQNTGILSTLLHANGVAVLPAERENFAAGETVDIHLFEPELAPAEA; encoded by the coding sequence ATGCCTCAATCCTTCGAAAATGCCCGAGCGCTGATCCTCGCCCACATCGCCCCTCTGACCGGGGAGACCGTGCCCCTGCTCGATGCCGTGGGACGGGTGCTGGAACGGGAGTTTGCCGCGCCCTACGATCTGCCCCGCTTCGCCAACTCGGCCATGGACGGCTACGCCCTGCGCGCCGCCGACGCCCGCCCCGGAGCGCGGCTGCGGGTGACCGGCTACATCCCCGCCGGCGGTCGCGCCGAACCGGCGGTGGCAGTCGGCTGCGCGGTGCGCATCATGACCGGCGCGCCGATTCCTCCCGGCGGCGACACGGTCATCCCCGTCGAGGAGACGGACGGCGGCCTCGCCGAAGTCGTCCTGCAAGGATCGGCCACGCCGGGGGATCATATCCGCCGCCGGGGGGAGGATATTTCCACCGGAAGCCTCGTCCTAGCCGCCGGCACCCTGCTGCGCCCGGCGGAGATCAGCCTGCTCGCCAGCTGCGGCCGCACCCGGGTGAGCGTCCACCGGCGGCCGAAGGTAGCGATCCTCTCCACCGGCGACGAACTGGTGGAACCGGGAACCGAGCTGTCGCCGGAAACCATCGTCGACAGCAATTCCTGGGCGCTCGCCGCCGCCGTCCGCGAAGTCGGCGCCGAACCGGCCCTGCTCGGGATCGCCCGGGACAACCACGCCAGCCTGCGGGAGAAACTGCGCCTGGGCCTCACCGCCGACGCCCTCATCACCTCGGCCGGGGTCTCCGCCGGCGATCGCGACCTGGTCCGCGAGGTGCTGGAAGAGTTGGGGGTCAGGCCGCTTTTCTGGAAGATCGACATCAAACCGGGGCGCCCCACCGCCTTCGGCCTGGCCGGAAAGATACCGGTCTTCTCCCTCCCCGGCAATCCCGTCTCCAGCCTGCTGACCTTCGATACCTTCGTGCGTCCGGCGCTGCTGAAAATGCTCGGGCACCGCCAGGTGCTGCGGCCGCTGTTGCAGGCGACCCTGCAAGCGCCGGTCGCCAAGAAGGCCGGACGGGTGCATTTTCTGCGGGTGCGGGTCGGCCGCGTCAACGGCCACTTGACAGCGATCAGCGCCGGGGACCAGAATACCGGTATCCTCAGCACCCTGCTGCACGCCAACGGCGTCGCCGTCCTCCCCGCCGAGCGGGAGAACTTCGCCGCCGGAGAGACCGTCGACATCCACCTTTTCGAGCCGGAACTCGCCCCGGCCGAAGCCTGA
- the tatA gene encoding twin-arginine translocase TatA/TatE family subunit: protein MFGLGTQEMLIILVLVLIVFGAGKLPQVGSALGSGLRNFKKGMKDDIEIEEARIVEETKPPKI, encoded by the coding sequence ATGTTCGGACTTGGAACCCAGGAAATGCTCATCATTCTCGTGCTGGTGCTGATCGTCTTCGGCGCCGGGAAACTTCCCCAGGTGGGCAGCGCCCTCGGCAGCGGCCTGCGCAACTTCAAAAAAGGGATGAAGGACGACATCGAAATCGAGGAAGCCCGGATCGTTGAGGAGACCAAACCTCCGAAAATTTAA
- a CDS encoding extracellular solute-binding protein, with the protein MHQFRIVLTLFLFISLLVAPAWAEERLRLATTTSTENSGLLAAILPPFEKAQNCKVDVIAVGTGKAIKLGEAGDVDVVMVHDQANEEKFVAAGFGVERKDLMYNDFVLLGPISDPAGVLGNADIAEALKKIATSGAPFVSRGDLSGTHSKEKELWQAAGVAPAGAWYLEAGLGMGEVITMAGERQGYTLSDRGTWIAFAAKNDLRIVAEGDKRLFNPYGVIVVNPERHPHVKVKLAEAFVDFLLSEEGQKLISGFTVNGQQLFFTY; encoded by the coding sequence ATGCACCAATTCCGTATCGTCCTCACCCTCTTTCTGTTCATCTCTCTCCTTGTCGCCCCGGCCTGGGCCGAGGAACGCCTGCGCCTGGCGACCACCACTTCCACCGAGAACTCCGGACTGCTCGCCGCCATCCTTCCCCCTTTTGAAAAAGCCCAGAACTGCAAGGTCGACGTCATCGCCGTCGGCACCGGCAAGGCCATCAAACTCGGCGAGGCCGGCGATGTGGATGTGGTCATGGTGCACGACCAGGCCAACGAGGAGAAGTTCGTCGCCGCCGGTTTCGGTGTCGAGCGCAAGGATCTCATGTACAACGACTTCGTGCTGCTCGGCCCGATCAGCGACCCGGCCGGGGTGCTCGGCAACGCCGACATCGCCGAGGCGCTGAAGAAGATCGCCACAAGCGGCGCGCCCTTCGTCTCGCGCGGCGACCTGTCGGGCACCCACAGCAAGGAGAAAGAACTGTGGCAGGCGGCGGGTGTCGCACCGGCCGGCGCCTGGTATCTGGAGGCGGGCCTGGGCATGGGCGAGGTCATTACCATGGCCGGAGAGCGCCAGGGCTACACCCTCTCCGACCGCGGCACCTGGATCGCCTTCGCCGCCAAGAACGATCTGCGTATCGTCGCCGAGGGGGACAAGCGGCTCTTCAACCCTTACGGCGTGATCGTCGTCAATCCCGAGCGCCATCCCCACGTCAAGGTAAAACTGGCCGAGGCCTTCGTCGACTTTCTCCTATCGGAGGAAGGTCAGAAGCTGATCTCCGGCTTCACCGTCAACGGCCAACAGCTCTTCTTCACCTACTGA
- a CDS encoding ABC transporter permease — protein sequence MYFLGDSLGTALALLLSLDREVLTTVWTSLSVSLGAILAAMVVAVPLGGVIALREFPGKRLTLTLLNTLMAMPTVVVGLLIYGLLSRQGPFGEHGLLFTPAAMMLGQIVLAVPIVAHYTVAAVAGADPRILPTALTLGAGPLRAMLQIFVEVRFGLVAAVVAGFGRIIAEVGVAMMLGGNIRGYTRTMTTAIALETSKGEFAFALALGLVLMTVALLVNLFLNLLQQR from the coding sequence GTGTACTTTCTCGGCGACTCCCTGGGCACGGCCCTGGCCCTGCTGCTCAGTCTGGACAGGGAGGTCCTGACCACGGTCTGGACCTCCCTGTCCGTCTCCCTCGGGGCGATTCTCGCCGCCATGGTTGTCGCCGTCCCCCTGGGTGGAGTTATCGCCCTGCGGGAATTTCCCGGCAAGCGCCTGACCCTGACCCTGCTCAACACCCTGATGGCGATGCCGACGGTCGTCGTCGGCCTGCTCATCTACGGCCTGCTCAGCCGCCAAGGACCCTTCGGCGAGCACGGGCTGCTCTTCACCCCGGCGGCGATGATGCTCGGCCAGATCGTCCTGGCGGTGCCCATCGTCGCTCACTACACGGTGGCGGCGGTGGCCGGGGCCGACCCGCGCATCCTCCCCACCGCCCTCACCCTGGGGGCGGGACCGCTGCGAGCCATGCTCCAGATTTTCGTAGAGGTGCGTTTCGGCCTGGTGGCGGCGGTCGTCGCCGGTTTCGGCCGGATTATCGCCGAGGTCGGGGTGGCGATGATGCTCGGCGGCAACATTCGCGGCTATACCCGCACCATGACCACCGCCATCGCCCTGGAGACAAGCAAGGGAGAGTTCGCCTTCGCCCTCGCCCTCGGCCTGGTGCTGATGACCGTGGCGCTTTTGGTCAATCTTTTTCTCAATCTGCTGCAGCAGAGGTAA